The Arvicanthis niloticus isolate mArvNil1 chromosome 9, mArvNil1.pat.X, whole genome shotgun sequence genomic interval AGTCATCCCACCATAGTGGTGATGAACTAACCCTCTAACAAGGCCCCAATTAAATCTTCCTTATAAGATGCTTCAGGCATAGTGTCTCCTCATGGCAATAAAAAGTACCAGAGACCAAAAACGACCTTAAAACAAATGTCCGTCATTTGTATTGTGTATGCGACCTACATTAACTTGTGAGATTCCACATTTGTTCTGGGTTTTCAAAAACACTGCTGTTGAAAACATGCTGCCAATCTCTAGAATTGGCTGCTGCTGAAACAAAACTTAAGCTCAAGTGATGGCTAACTGAGATTATCCATGTAGAAATAAGTTTATAATCTAATTGTTTTAACTTTACTGCTGTAATGATTACCAAATTAGAAAGTTATACTTTATCTGTACAACCAGAACAGTAAGAGATAAGGTAATATCAACTGCTACAAAGGAAAgactttaattaaaaaacaacaacagtaataacaaaaatcccaacaAATAATATTGTGTATAAAAGCAATTGAATTCTATAAATAGTATAAATACTTTGTTGGTTAAtgttcctctcccccctctttctgctttttcttagatatttttggCAGCCCTCTCACTCAGCTACATATGCAAGGCACTAGGTGGAGTTACTATGAAAAGTTCCATCACTCAGATAGAAAGAAGATTTGAAATACCATCTTCTATTTCTGGTTTGATTGATGGAGGCTTTGAAATTGGTAATGTTTATTTCTATGTAACCACCAGACTTACAGAGGGAAAATGGAGTCCAGTCATACACTGTACCCATGCTTCTCAACCAGAGATAACTctcctttttgaaaaaataaagcaatatcgTTTTTGTTGTCATGTCTTGGGAAGCAGTGCTGCTGATGCCTAGAAGTTAAAATCAGTGATATTACTGAATACAAAGTGATGACCAACCACTCTGCAAAGAGAATTTTGAAGGGTTGATTTTACACAGACACATTGCTTTCAAACTCACTCTTGGGAGACTGACCCTTCCCTCTCTCAAGACCAGAGATAAAGAAAAGTTGAGGAGCCATATTGCCTTTGATTTAAGGAGTAAGGAGAGCTTTGCAATGGTCTGTGTGGGATCTCTGCTCTTTACCTCCCTGGAGGATTGATTGCTCTATTACACTGTAGATGTTAATCTGTTGCTTTCACTTTAGTTTTTACATCTTCTTCCATGATACCAGAGCTCTGTGCAGTTGAGCAAAGAGATTCTACTCTAACCTCTTGAAGCAGAAGGTTGTTGCAGCtgctccttcttcttcatttttttctctttaattatttGGAGAACCTCACTATTATGTCTATCATATGAATTTCCAACAGTTCCTAAAAATTTGAGGGTCATTTTCCTTAAAAACTGATTTAGGGTATATTTAagccagtttttttttatatataaatgattaCATAAAGACTTACCTATCTGTTTTATTTCATGCATCCTGAAACTTTTTTGATGCAAACAATAttttatagcatatatatatatatatatatatatatatatatatatcactgtatTACACttgcctgtctcaaaacaaacagacaaacaaataaacaaactggaTTTGTGTGTGTCAAGGTTGTGAGGATGCCCTCACAGGCtgaaagagggcattggataccctggAGTTGCAGTTACAGGCAATAGTGAGCTACCCAACATGATTACAGGAACCCAAACAGGTTCTGTACAAGAATAtcaggtgctcttaactactcAAAAATCTTCCCAGACTCAACTTTGTTTTCCACATGGAATCAATTACAATTTTACAGTTATAATAATATTGATTTTCAATGTGCCTTTATAGCACATTTCCTTGTTTACATGAATCTTGAATTCATGATTtcatatgtttgtttttattctttaatataacTCCGACAATTATTTATAAGTAAGAAGCAAATAAAGTCCTATTGTTGAAAACGTGTTTCTCAAAGCTTATGGCTTGATGATTCAAAATCTTGAGGCTTGTTTCTCTGAGCCCTGATAACTCAAATCTCATTGCAGCtcgtgtatctatgtatctacctatgtatctatgtaaactatctgtctgtctgtctgtctgtctatgtatctatgtatctatctgtgtatctatctatgtgtctatgtatctatgtatctatctatgtatctatctatgtatctatgtatctatctatctatctatctatctatctatctatctatctatctatctatgatctatctatcatccatcatctatcatccagctatctatcatctatctatcatctatctatcatccagctatcatctatctatctatctatctatctatctatctatctatctatcagctaTCTATCTAATGATCTATCTGTCTAatgatctatctatcatctatctatctgtatctaaTGATAGAGGCTCATTGCTTTCAGCTATGAACATTGCAAGTCCAGCAGTAAATAGGTTGGCCTCACACTGTAAGCATCTGCTACTCTTAGGAACTTCTGTATGTCTCATTTTCTGCCTGTTTCTTGCTTTATCTATGGTTGGCTGTCATCTTATATAATTaagttttatacattttctatttttaactttagaatatttttcatttctttctgtcagttttgatattttatatttaaggattccccaccccccaaatctcTTCTCTTTACAGTTAATTCTTCTTTAActgttcatgtattttttttgGCTAGTCCTCATTTGTAATTTCATgtcatatcattttttttttaacacttggTAACTCTTTGAATCTATCTGTTTGCTGTTTAAGAGATGAGAATTTACTCCCCATTTGGAGTTTTCCATTTCCCTGGATAATCCACAATCAACATGACATTTTAAGTAGTAGTTCATTGTGGAAAATTTACCAAAGCTCCTAATTAATTGATTTTTCCTGAGGTCTGATAGAATCTCTGCCCACCTACCTGTTCTTATTACTAATGTGTTTTATCATTTGTTTGTAACTTAGTTTGTGGTTTGTTCTTTTATGATACTTTTGGCAGGGAATACCATAGCAGGTACATATTACAGATTTAAAGAAAGGCAGGACTCTATGAAAACTGCATTAATTAATTGCCTTTGATTCCTATTAGGAAGtgttttctctacttttctcATCTTAGTACACACTAGACAACttgaaatttctcaaaaaaatctGCTTCAATCATATTGTCAAACAATTATTTCCAAACCATATTCAATAGACTAGTgcaaaattaatatatttctaGCAACCGAAAACCCAGTGCTGTGAGTTTTGGTACAAATAAGTGGAAATATGATATGTCTAGCTTAAAGTGACATAGCTATTGATGGCTGCTGAAGTTGGTTTCACAAGTAAAAGTGAATACTAACAATGAAACAAGAAACTTGAAAAATCTCCCAATGGTTAAGTGCACTTACTGCTGTttatgaggacctaagtttgatttccagcatccatgtctgttggctcacaaccatctgtaactccacttccaaagGATCCTACTGTCTCTTTTTGCCTCTGTGGCGACTGCACTCGTatgttcatatatacacatgagttttaaaaacatgaataaacctacaataaaatataaaacaaaataagaatacttctacatggttttgtttttgttttttgtttttggttgttggtgttttagacagggtttccttATGtaataaccctggctgttctggacttGCTTTGTATACCAGGTTCACCTCAAACCGATGGAGTTCAACCTGCCTATGCCTCCAGTGGGCTGAGATTAgagttgtgtaccaccatgtctgaccatgttttgcttattctttttttaaaagatttatttatttttttattcatatgagtatgctgtagctgtcttcagacacactacaagtgtgcattggatcccattacagatgcttttgagccaccatatggttgctggaaattgaactcagggcttctggaagaacagtcagtgctcttaacctctgagccatttttctaggcCCTGCTTATTCTTAATACCATATTTTTCTATGGTCAATTTAATTAGGGTGAGTTTCTTCTTGTCAGTCAACCCAAGAAAAGTACCAAATATTTTGGTATTCATACACAATGACCATCATTATTTGGTATCATTAATTAAATTGGCATAACTTGGTTTTCTTATAGGGAATTTATTAGTTATTGTATTTGTGAGTTACTTTAGATCCAAACTACACAGACCAAAGCTGATTGGAACTGGGTGTTTCATCATGGGCATTGGGAGTACTCTGACTGCATTGCCACATTTCTTCATGGGATAGTAAGTATTGGATATCCAAACCTCAAAGTAGAATAATTTTCTCTTCCCCAGAAGCTCGCAGGTGTAGCTAGGATCCTAGTATGATGTTGGCCTGGAGATGGTCCACACTATCCATGCAGGAATTATACCTGGCTTGATTGTGTGCTAAGACAAGACAGAGTTCTCATCTCTGAATGGCaataaagagagaacagtgcatgcTGAGATGCCAGGACCagtttcacacatgtacacacgcaacacacacacacacacacacacacacacacacacacacacacacacacacacacaaatatttaacatTTGTCACAGTTGACATTCACACTTGTCACCATATTAAtattgtattcttcttaaagttgACTGTTCAAATAATTTTTCCCATtctgattttcataattttatgctctttcaatttatttctctctgtgtgggcTCTTCATCAGGCTGAGACTTTACTTTCATGGGTAGTATCAGAATGCCTGCATCTCTGTACCTTTACCTTCAGTCTAATTCCTGCAATGATTCATATGAAACATATGCTACAAATTCAGCCATAGTTCACATCGGGTGACTGTTCTGAACACTCAACGTCTATGTATCCATGCACCATGTCTACATTTCCAATGGACATTCACAAGGTTTTCCTACCCATGTATCACAACCTGAACTCACTGTGTTTGCCAACATCTGCTCATTTGCATATCTATTCATTCAGCAGTTGTTCTTACAACTGTAAAGGAATTCAGAAGGAAGTCAAGGGCTTTATCCTAAGCTGTTGATTTACTGCAGCACAGAAATTCAGCATGCACAAAGATCTTATTTGACATCCTTTTGTCAATGTAGAAATTCATTGCCTTAACCAAGCTGAATCCAATAATGGAGGTTTTGCCTTCAGTTTTAATTCTATCAGTTTTTTCAAGGATTTATTTCTTATTGTAttagtatgagtgttttgtttgtgtgtatttatgtgcacacatgtatgcagagCTTGTGGAAACCAGAACAAAGCATTAGATCCAATAGTATTGGTGTTAGAATTAGTAAGTCTCCTAacagttgctaggaattgaactgggATCCTCAGgaaggacagccaaggctctttacagttgagccatctctccagcttctcagcTGTACTTTAATTAATACTCAATACaagaatatacttttaaatgGAAATCTCATTTTCCTAATTTTGCTTAAAACTTCTAGTTCTCTAGTACAGATTTTCAAACTTCAGATTCCAGCTTATCAGTGGACCAAAAAACCCTTTGAGGTTATTGGGACCACCCTTTAGTATAAGATAGAGttgagtaatataaaatatatgtaggaAAATATTTTCCTGCAATTACATCATTCAAGCTATAAATATGTTTGTGAGTGGGCAGAGATAGAAATTGAGTTAGTGTAAgtcaaaatcaaaatattgaaatGTCTCGCCTATGGGTTAATCATATGTCAACTCACTTGCGCAtgtgtgctgcttactgactgGGTCTTTGACTGTCCTAGACTCACTTTCCATTCTTCCCCACAGTTGACAAGCAGCTGATGAGGCTGCAGTCCTCGACACGTGCCAATGTTTTACTTTTACATGCACTGGCCCTACACCCTTGTCTACTGTCCTCTGGAGTCCATTTCAAACTCCTGCTATCACTAAGATTCATGTCACAGTGTCTACACAAGGCAAAGTCTATAATATCCATCCATTCTAAAACTTGAGCACAGCTAATGATCTATTTTTTCTTAAGGGGAATGAAAGTCTTTATGCACAAAAACCTGtgcattttgtttcagttttgaaGTAATGTAGAGTGCCTGGCATATAGTTGGTGGTCCAGCATAGAGTACAGGTATAATAGTATTTTTCAGGTTACTATGTATGTCCCTATTCTGATTCCATTGCCTTTGTTGCTATTAAATTCTCCTTGCTCATGCTGAAGTGAttagaatttattaaaatttcagaGAGTCAGACATTAGTTCCTGTGAGTATATCCATCCATAAAAAATTCAGATGTTTTCGTAGAAAAGGTAGAAGAATTAGCAAGCCTTTAAGACTAATTTGAAAACACAATTCtcttgtttattatatataactCATCAAGAAGCTTATATTACtgtcatcttaaaaataaataaaagagaattatTACACTCAGATAGCAGTTTACAATATAGAAAGGGGAAGCTAAGTTTTTTTCCCATTATAAACAAAGTATCATCTGTCACATTAAAGTGATCAGCCACCTTGGCTGAGTAACAATGAATGACCTTTCTTACTGGGCCTTTTTGCCACTTTACTGTTACCTATTATTTGTCCTAAAATTAAGGCTTGAAAATTATCAGGGGATTCTCGTTGACATGGAGAAGAGAGAGGTACAATCAATAGTTTCTGAGGAAAGTGAAAACACTTTGTATacaagaaaaatgttaaatgtagTGATGTCATTACAGTTACAGGTATGCAACAGAAAATGACATTGGCTCTCTAGGCAACTCTACATTAACCTGTTTAATCAATCAAATGCCATCCCTCAATGAAACCTCAAGTGAGATAGtggagaaaggtaagaaaaaacaGTAATTGTGACTAATATTTGAAAGTTTGTAAATAACCTACTcaaatttttgtaaaatatatcaGCAAATTTAGATTTAGAATAATGATTCATTTGACCTTGTAGTACAGACATAATCATAGTAAAAACATGATATAAAATCAGACTTCAGAAGTAGCTGAAGAGGACCTAAGGTCTATTACATTTAGAATTTGGGAAGAACATTTGCAGGTTAAACAAAGGTATAACAATTGACTGTGCACatgtctgaaatcccagcacaaaGGAGTTGAAACAGAATGATTGTAGCTTTGAGTCCAAGCTGAGCCTTGTAGTATGTACTGGCCTCAACAAAGAATTTAAGCAAGCAACAATGCATTGTATAAACAAAGGAGaggtatttttcaaaataaaaataattacttcaattgaaaatttaaaaatattttaatgagaaaatatagGTTTAACACTCTAGATAATTCTACATATTGTATCAGATATGGgaagattaaaatgaaaaaaataagaagttaacactttttcatgttttgtattaTTGGGATTGGATAAAGTTATCATTATTTCTGGAAGTTATTCTTTTAATATCTATTGAACAAAAAACTACTAATTCTTTTTAATTCTATTGTTATTGATCAATCCCAAGGAAATAATCAATTAAGACATATTTGTAATTATAACCAAGACATCTCTTTGTGacagaagtaaatattttaaatattttacaatactgaatataaaattagggttcagaaagatggctcagcagttaagagcactggttcaattctcagcagtcAGAAGACATGTCACAATGAagtataattccagttccaggggattagGCAATTaggatatattcatatatatatatggaactatatatattttgaaattgttATTTCTTAAACAGGGTTAAAatcttaacacaaaataaaacaaagggaaGATAAACAGGGATATTGTCTTAGCACAGTGCTGGCAGTCAAGCtgatacataaaaatgaataatttttatggAATTTCTGGTATCAATACTGTAATAGACATTTAAAGTAAGACATATTTTTGTCTACACAGGTTGTGTAAATGGGTCTAGGTCATACATGTGGATTTATGTTTTGATGGAGAACATGCTTCGTGGGATAGGGGAAACACCAGTAGTCCCCCTGGGAGTTTCCTACATTGATGACTTTGCAAAAGAAGGACATTCTCCTATGTACTTAGGTAAAGTACAGAGAATATTATGTTCAGTGTTTAAGTGTTCTAGGTCTAAATTTGAAACTGTAGCACTGCTAattaatcattttacattttaatatttgtttatattttatgtatatggatgtgtttCTGCATTTATTACTGTGTCCCTAATGTATGCAGTGTTTGAGTTGGGCAGAAAAATATGTAATCGTACTATTAACAACTGAGGTATCTGTCTAGCACCCTAAGTAAATTAAGATTCctacaaaaatattatttcaagaaTTCATTGTgtaacattacattttaaaacttactgTATAAAAATCATACATTTACAAGTTCAAGGTGGGTGAAATTCCAGCATGTAGATGAGAGGTAGGCACAAATTCCTGTCCTTAACTAGGAGCAGTTAGCAATTGATAGATATTGGGAGAAAGAGATTAAGGTTTTTCTAACAGTGTGTTCTCTGATGGGTTGACCATGCAGTGTTGACAGCCATGCACAAAAGCATAAAACTATAGTTGATGAGACTTACAATAAGAAGGTCCAAACTTGGTTGGCTGAGAAAGAGTGGATGCATCTGGGAGGAGGGGAATATAATTAAATTTGTCGTGTAAGAAAAACATAACTTTGTGCACGTTGATTCTGATTGAATGGTTTTGAATATTTGCAGGTACTCTGCATAGTATAGCAACGATCGGACCAATCCTTGGCTTTATCATGTCATCTGTGTTTGCTAAACTATATGTAGACATTGGATATGTAGACCTGAGTAAGTACAATTAATAAAGAGATCAGAAGGCTGTCTTTCCAATTCCAACTACCATGCCTCCGGATTACTGGTTTAATTCTTTCAATAGTTGCATAATTATTTTCTGTTAGAAATTTAAAGTGGTAAGAATGTGTTCattattttaacaaaacaaattcCATCTCTTGCTTATGTCAAGCTGCTACCAGTAAGTATAAAATGTGGCACTGGGGACAATCTTAATTTAGATGAccagacagaaaacaaactgaTTATAGAGCCGAATCATCTGCACTCTCACTTGGTGGTAGATTGGATTTAGAAATGCAAGAATTACAGAGTGAAGCTTCTGGAAgatgctgttttgttgtttgattggAGGAAGGTTGGAGTGGTTGAGCATCATTATCCTGTGTCTTAGTTTTGATGCTTTCCCTGGAACTAACAGAGGGCTTGGCATATGGTCACCTTTAATTAGAAAATGAAGGGATGCATACTAAGTGATCCTTCTGGCTGTTCTCTTCCCTCAAAGTGAGCATTCCTTTATACTTCAGAAAAAATGGCCAAAGTGTGGAAACTGTCTTGTCTTCAAGCCCTCCTTCCCATAACTATCACATCTCTCATCTCCCTCAACCCAAAGTACATACAAATAATATCCAGCTTAACCTCATTCTTTTAGACCTATCTTAAGTGTTAGGTCTTCATCTTGCATCTTCCGCCAGATCCCTCTCTGGAGAATCTTCTCCACCCTCTCATTATCACAAAGCACTCTTCAGTCTCTGCATTCTTTTGGCTTATATGATGTCTTCATGTCCTTAAAGAACATTGTAGCTGGTTTTCTTTGTCTACTTCTGTTCATAAACAATTATCTTGAAAGAAAAATCTGAATTTAGAAGACATTTCATTTTCCCCCTCCAATCCACTTCTCAGAGGTCATCTTTTTTCAGTGGTTCATGAAATGGAATCAGGTAACTTTTTCAAAGAGATTTTctcactttttctatttttagatatCTAAGTGGCACTCAACATGGCAAATACAGGGCTCACAGTGTCACTCTAAACACTTGTGATGTTTCCTATAGTCTTTCACTTTAGGTATTCTTACCCTTAATTGTATAATTGACTTAATCATTACATAACCTTTCTTCAATGTAATCTGATAACAGCCCCTGCTCCATACTTTCATAATTCCTCGGGAATATTTCTAATACAGAAGACTTACTAATGCTTACAAACTTACAGTGACTTCAGACCAGAGTTCAGTATGGCAGCCAGGCTCTTTAGAAGTGGATACATGGCTGTCTGTGATCACCTTTACCTTTACAATTTgactccctttcctctctcccacttTTCTGTCACTGATACTTTCTGCAGTAACAATGACTATCGGTGGTGTGACTCTTAAAAATATCCTttcttctcacagttctggaTCTCTAGTGAAGagttctcttcccctttccattAGCATCATTCTGAGACTCTCATCCAAGATGCTCTCTTCTTCTGAGATGCCACACTTCACTGACTCCCCGCTGGGGCAGAGGCCACCAAATGCATGATGATCTCTTTAGATGCCATAGGAAGAAATCTGTTTCAATATATAAGTAGTTGGTGTATAAACAGATCTTGTTTTCTATCTCATCAGGATTCAATGGCTTCAaagttatttctaaaataaagttGACATCACAGTTGTCCATGAGAAGGCTCATGCCTCCAATCATTATCAGTACAAATCCTTAATCAAACTTCTTTTCACTCACTTCAAGGTTcacttttgttttcaaaactcaTACAGAGGTGAGGTAGATGTTTTGCTGTAGttggaaaatattttcctatatttagaaataactaTCTGTGTTGTGTTAGAATTCTTGGGAATTAGATCGCTATAAGTGGATGTTCAGACCTTTTTGCATCTTCTCTTATTCAGTAATGACTACAATAAATTTGATGGTTTTGCATCCTTAGTTAACACTTGCTGCATTAAAAGTGAGACAATTTTCTTAACTTTGTCTCCAGACAGCTCTTTGGTAGTATAGAAAGATGAGTTTTGCTGTAATGTTATATTTAACAATTTCAAAACAAAGGTCAGATCACATCTGTTATCAAGAACACTGTTCTATGTCTAGTGATCACATCTATTATCAAGAATACTGCTGTATGTCTAGTGTCAGTGCTAGGGTAGTCTAACCATGTTCAGTGAGTCTGGGTGTGTCTTTTTATGAGTACTTAGGAAGCTTTTGAGGAGAATTGGAGTTATATCTTGTCTGAGTGCTAGGCCGAGTACTTCAGTGAACCATCTAGTGCAAAGCTTTCCTCTGTGTTTTTGCTACTGTGTCCTAATTAGCCACAGGACTCTCCAGGGTTTCCAACAATTCATCATTCAGCTTTCACTGGTTCTGATATATTTAGGAAGTTTCTCATCATTTAATGATTATGAGCATTCATCATTCACAGGAGTGTGTATTTAGAGCTGGCATTAATATATCATTTCTCTTCACAATGCAGAAGAAATACAGTTGAAATAAGAAGGTCAACAAATGCCTCAGAATGAAATCCATCTTTTCTGGGTTCCTCTTAGACTCACACATTCACTATGTGGGCTGTGAGGAAGGATTCCTTAGCACTTCCTGTGTCTGCAATCAATATGGCTGTATATCCAGCAACTACAAGAGACAGATTGGATCTCTCCCATTTTTTAGAAACCATGTTAACCTTCCCTCTGTTGCTATCCTGACCTCAGGAGTTTTGGAATCCAACAGCCATTTTCAGATGATAGTGAATGGTCATGCCTTGCCTTGGTTTTCAACCATCTTGAAATCTGATGACCTAGGAGACCAAGAAATTCCCTGGCACTTCTAACCATACCTTGCTATTTATGTGGATGTTTGTGATTCTATCCCAAGTCCTCATGCTGATATGGAAATTGTTTCtgggcactgagccatcttcctagacCTGTTTTCTCCATACTAAAAGCCACAAACCTAATCTTATTATTTGTGGAATACATATTGTTGATAATTCTGCAGTTGAAATGGAgtctgtatataatatatatggctGGTTCCTGAAAACAGAAGTTGTAAAATGTCATCAAATGATTAACCCATTTCCTACTTCTAAGTTGACAAACAACTAGCAAAAAAATTGCATTTTTGGATGTATAAACTATAGTTTGGTTTCTTTATCTATGAAGGCCAGTGGTCTCACCAACATTGACTTTCGGGATTATTTTTGAATGTCCTGTTTTAA includes:
- the LOC117715788 gene encoding solute carrier organic anion transporter family member 1B2-like, whose product is MDQTQPSSKASKPEKTRFCDGFRIFLAALSLSYICKALGGVTMKSSITQIERRFEIPSSISGLIDGGFEIGNLLVIVFVSYFRSKLHRPKLIGTGCFIMGIGSTLTALPHFFMGYYRYATENDIGSLGNSTLTCLINQMPSLNETSSEIVEKGCVNGSRSYMWIYVLMENMLRGIGETPVVPLGVSYIDDFAKEGHSPMYLGTLHSIATIGPILGFIMSSVFAKLYVDIGYVDLSSIRITPQDARWVGAWWVSFIVNGLLCIISSLPFFFLPKIPKRSQNERKYSACLHVLKTEEEKNHMTNLTKQEKEAPANMTGSIIIPTMAIGMFLGGYIVKKFKLTLAGITKFAFFTSSMAYVFNLLFFPLICENKLFAGLTLTYDGFVYIILSTE